The Corticium candelabrum chromosome 17, ooCorCand1.1, whole genome shotgun sequence genome has a segment encoding these proteins:
- the LOC134193490 gene encoding sorting nexin-13-like, with product MRQIEMFADDDDCSSTASSDTTSKSVESLPTLLQQSEFCSTSEYSGEGIFGLADGNGVVIADVEKLEAEIQNAGVCRDSGQQYGMYAIHVTRHRTIGEPEIWVVPRRYSDFHDLQLVLKQTCHVTDVHLPGKRAFTRLNRSFLEKRRKQLNDYLQVILDAEFQAAHVGASDVIMTFLSRGEYLKVKGELARKVDSFVSPLRHSVRTMSQTVKAMPSKVETGIDAVSRALKPGTSPRHDRHNATASEIGDELKLKASLLDSDDTDDNIPLRILLLLMDEVFDLKTRSQWLRRRIISLLKEIIKATFGDRINKKIIKKVETLTSSEQISEFVRDLKDSMWPDGVWRTDIPERDAGTKARTRVAAKAKMLGTVPDDLKRFIGADTARDGVCRVFDMFQHSQLNKRLVYVVLEDLLVTVFPDNKFPKVFQRLHSLKS from the exons ATGAGGCAAATAGAGATGTTTGCAG atgatgatgattgcAGCAGCACAGCTTCTTCTGACACTACTTCAAAG TCTGTAGAGTCTCTACCGACATTACTTCAACAATCAGAATTTTGTAGCACTTCTGAGTATAGTGGAGAAGGGATATTTGGACTTGCAGATGGAAATGGAGTTGTTATAGCTGATGTAGAAAAATTGGAGGCAGAAATTCAAAATGCTG GTGTTTGTCGTGACAGTGGACAGCAATATGGAATGTATGCAATACATGTTACAAGACACAGAACAATTGGGGAACCAGAAATTTGGGTTGTGCCTCGTCGCTATAGCGATTTTCATGACTTGCAGTTAGTTCTAAAGCAAACT TGTCACGTAACTGATGTTCATCTTCCTGGGAAAAGGGCCTTTACTAGATTGAATCGTAGCTTCTTAGAGAAGAGGAGAAAGCAACTAAATGACTATTTACAG GTGATTCTGGATGCTGAGTTTCAAGCTGCACATGTGGGAGCGTCAGATGTAATAATGACATTTCTTAGTAGAGGAGAATATTTGAAGGTAAAGGGAGAACTGGCACGCAAG GTTGACTCATTTGTCAGTCCACTGCGGCATTCTGTGCGTACAATGTCACAGACTGTCAAGGCTATGCCAAGTAAAGTGGAGACTGGAATAGATGCTGTCTCTCGTGCTCTGAAG CCAGGAACTTCCCCTCGTCATGATCGACATAATGCAACTGCAAGTGAAATAGGTGATGAGTTGAAGCTAAAAGCAAGTTTGCTGGACAGTGAC GACACAGATGATAACATTCCTCTTCGTATTCTTTTGCTTTTGATGGATGAAGTGTTTGATCTGAAGACAAG GAGTCAATGGCTAAGACGGCGAATTATCAGTTTGCTGAAAGAAATCATCAAGGCAACGTTTGGGGATCGGATCAATAA AAAAATCATTAAGAAGGTTGAGACGCTTACTTCATCTGAACAAATTTCAGAATTTGTTCGAGATCTAAA GGATTCTATGTGGCCAGATGGAGTATGGAGAACTGACATTCCTGAGAGAGATGCAGGTACTAAAGCCCGAACACGTGTTGCTGCAAAGGCAAAGATGCTAGGCACTGTTCCTG ATGACTTGAAACGATTCATAGGAGCAGACACAGCAAGAGATGGTGTGTGCAG AGTGTTTGACATGTTTCAACACTCTCAACTCAACAAGCGTCTTGTCTATGTTGTTTTGGAAGATCTACTTGTCACTGTCTTTCCAGACAATAAGTTTCCAAAAGTGTTTCAGCGTTTGCACTCTTTAAAATCATAG
- the LOC134193327 gene encoding uncharacterized protein K02A2.6-like — translation MAVAKAGRAPKEFVPDYGHNVASEFELWLEDANDYMTICKVTDPAEKRSLFLNLAGLSIRRVVKGLAIPDVVGEEGDPYKAMTDAVLAHFRPSVNTTSERHKFRQLKQQGQETVTAFVGRLRAKVEACEFESTRVDTIVNGQIRDQLIVGLRDNDIRRELLKESQLTLAQAVSKAVACESSIADSSLYEEVPPPSLANKVSQSNPLSKGNAGKCRYCGCHHTRGKQHCPAAESQCSHCHKMGHFAAVCFRKTKMAVARAVDQEGLGLEADEQTNRVTEDYDTVYKTGSGQQSKHFTRTLTVNGKRCRGLLDTGATRTLITADVVAATRPSHTVLTAYDGTPVTTLGVADVTISSGNKSCTCTCFVVPTGQTVLFGQDVIIQLQLLSVADVNVVKVRPVDITVDPKATPVALPPRRHAFSLREAIEAEIKRLEERGVIESVQEATPWVSPLVPTRKANGTLRLCVDYRRLNKAIIRERHMLPTLEEITAKLEGAKVFSVLDAESGFHQIPLALDSRPYTTFASHCGLYRFKRLPFGISSAPETFQRVVSDILHGTEGVMVYIDDILVFGTSQEEHDRRLELVLRRLSNANLRLNWEKCQLRQTQVKYLGHWLTGQGIGPDADKLRAIQDMPYPTSVTDLRRFLGLATYLGKFIPRLSQITDGLRRIAKQEPFVANAELKNAYDTAKRSIATALQKLAYFRPSSLVPTAISSDASPHGLGAMLWQKDDSGQWTPVACASRSLTAAETRYSQLEREMLGVVFAITRFRQYVLGRHIQAFTDHKPLVNIVCKPFDDVPPRLQRWLVALMPYQYSLTYTPGHHLVCADALSRAPLGDQHPSPEECRSMREYVNMVLEEAPVGIDEIRRASEDDPLISSLMKRVITASWRDRNPQEEPYFLVREQLTAIDGALLFDSRYVLPENLRQPILRLAHEGHPGRDAFLDTLRTRVWWPGLTKDATAFAEQCGVCWRRRSNQEQDLQPSEVESVWHKLAIDLVSIEGHSCLSVIDYGSRYPEVIPLGSTIATAVIDKLMEVFARFGLPSVLVTDNGPQFIAAEMEQFLKQLNIRHVHSSPRYPRSNGMVERLHRVLRERLKGLRPSISFPRRLQQVLMDIRNSTHRMLGTTPSEALFGRVLLTRVPSYHHPVMVNPAHQLRAKAKMADAHDARRGVHPLPTLKPGATVILQDGRTDTTKRWRVVEQYGRQVGVSDGKRILLRNRQHVRQYNRQPEGEEQDMPQAWTQTPAPAVRAETTWNNTPTLADSEREGEITDHTPPTRSSMETCVEPSSNMTGGNSVGTGNTDPDPRSGDDLTEHRHSGRTLYKSGTVTRSGRQVKLSMKAQEADI, via the coding sequence ATGGCGGTAGCGAAGGCGGGCAGAGCCCCTAAAGAGTTTGTTCCTGATTATGGACACAACGTCGCCAGTGAGTTCGAACTGTGGCTAGAAGACGCTAATGATTATATGACTATATGCAAAGTGACAGACCCCGCAGAGAAGAGAAGCCTCTTTCTGAACTTGGCTGGACTGAGTATCAGACGAGTCGTAAAAGGACTGGCTATCCCGGATGTGGTAGGAGAAGAGGGAGATCCATACAAAGCAATGACTGACGCAGTCCTAGCGCACTTCCGTCCATCCGTGAATACAACGTCTGAGCGACACAAGTTCCGCCAATTAAAACAACAAGGCCAAGAGACCGTGACAGCGTTCGTAGGACGCCTACGAGCCAAGGTAGAAGCATGTGAGTTTGAATCAACGCGGGTAGACACGATAGTGAACGGACAGATTCGAGACCAACTGATTGTTGGGCTAAGAGATAACGATATTCGAAGGGAACTACTGAAAGAGTCACAACTCACCTTGGCTCAAGCAGTGTCAAAAGCGGTGGCATGTGAGTCATCTATAGCTGACAGCTCCCTGTATGAGGAAGTTCCACCGCCAAGCCTAGCAAACAAAGTGAGTCAATCAAATCCATTGAGTAAAGGAAATGCTGGGAAGTGCAGATACTGTGGTTGCCACCATACTAGAGGGAAACAACATTGCCCGGCCGCAGAGAGTCAGTGCTCCCACTGTCACAAGATGGGGCACTTTGCTGCCGTGTGTTTCCGTAAGACCAAGATGGCAGTGGCACGTGCAGTGGACCAAGAAGGACTCGGCCTAGAAgcggatgaacagacaaatcgGGTGACTGAGGATTACGACACGGTGTACAAGACAGGGAGTGGGCAACAGTCGAAACACTTCACAAGGACACTAACAGTCAACGGAAAACGTTGCAGAGGCCTGCTGGACACGGGGGCAACGAGAACCCTCATCACCGCAGACGTAGTGGCAGCAACACGACCAAGCCACACAGTTCTTACGGCCTATGACGGCACGCCGGTCACAACACTCGGAGTAGCAGATGTGACCATATCGTCCGGCAACAAGTcttgcacatgcacgtgcttTGTGGTCCCAACAGGACAAACTGTACTCTTCGGCCAAGACGTTATCATacagctgcagttgttgtcAGTTGCGGACGTGAATGTAGTCAAAGTCAGACCGGTGGACATCACCGTCGATCCCAAGGCAACGCCGGTCGCTCTCCCTCCCAGGCGCCATGCCTTCAGTCTACGAGAAGCTATCGAAGCGGAGAtcaagaggctggaagagcgcGGTGTGATCGAGTCAGTTCAGGAAGCCACACCGTGGGTATCGCCGCTAGTACCAACAAGGAAGGCGAATGGCACGCTAAGACTGTGCGTGGACTACAGACGTCTGAACAAAGCCATCATACGGGAGAGGCATATGTTGCCTACATTAGAGGAGATAACGGCAAAGCTGGAAGGAGCTAAAGTATTCTCCGTTCTAGACGCTGAGTCTGGCTTCCATCAGATCCCGCTGGCCCTGGATTCTCGCCCATACACCACGTTCGCATCCCATTGTGGCCTCTACCGATTTAAACGACTCCCATTCGGGATAAGCAGCGCCCCAGAGACCTTTCAACGCGTGGTCAGTGACATCCTGCACGGCACAGAGGGAGTGATGGTCTATATCGACGACATTCTCGTTTTCGGCACATCTCAGGAAGAGCACGACAGAAGGCTTGAATTGGTACTGCGGCGCCTGAGCAACGCCAATTTGAGGCTCAACTGGGAAAAATGCCAGCTTCGACAGACTCAAGTCAAATATCTGGGCCATTGGCTAACCGGACAAGGAATAGGACCAGACGCAGACAAGTTGAGGGCCATTCAGGATATGCCCTATCCCACGTCAGTTACGGATTTACGGCGTTTCCTTGGCCTAGCCACCTACCTAGGCAAATTTATTCCCCGCCTCTCACAAATCACAGATGGTTTACGTCGAATTGCCAAGCAGGAGCCATTCGTGGCCAACGCGGAGTTGAAGAACGCCTACGACACAGCAAAGAGGAGTATTGCCACAGCCTTGCAAAAGCTCGCATATTTCCGACCCTCCAGCTTGGTTCCAACGGCTATCAGTAGCGATGCTTCACCACACGGACTGGGGGCGATGCTTTGGCAGAAAGACGACAGTGGTCAATGGACCCCGGTGGCATGCGCGAGTCGGTCGTTGACAGCAGCGGAAACCCGTTACTCCCAGTTGGAAAGAGAAATGCTCGGAGTGGTATTTGCAATTACACGCTTCCGTCAATATGTACTGGGACGACACATACAGGCCTTCACCGATCATAAACCGCTGGTCAACATCGTGTGCAAGCCATTCGATGACGTACCACCTCGGCTTCAACGTTGGTTGGTCGCCCTGATGCCGTATCAATACTCACTGACGTACACACCCGGCCATCACTTGGTGTGTGCAGACGCATTATCTAGGGCCCCACTGGGGGACCAACACCCGTCGCCCGAGGAATGCCGGTCCATGCGCGAATATGTGAATATGGTCTTAGAAGAAGCACCAGTGGGTATCGACGAGATACGAAGAGCATCCGAGGATGATCCTCTCATCAGCAGTCTCATGAAGAGAGTCATTACAGCGTCCTGGAGAGACCGCAACCCACAAGAAGAACCATACTTCTTAGTGCGGGAGCAACTGACAGCAATTGACGGTGCCTTACTGttcgacagtcgctatgtgcTTCCTGAGAATCTCAGACAACCGATACTAAGACTAGCTCATGAGGGTCACCCAGGCCGAGATGCGTTCTTAGACACGCTGAGGACAAGAGTCTGGTGGCCCGGGCTGACCAAAGATGCGACTGCCTTCGCAGAACAGTGTGGAGTATGCTGGCGGAGGCGTTCTAATCAAGAACAAGACTTGCAGCCGTCTGAAGTTGAAAGTGTCTGGCATAAACTGGCGATCGACCTCGTGTCAATAGAAGGACATTCGTGCCTGTCGGTCATTGACTACGGCTCTCGTTATCCTGAAGTGATCCCCCTGGGCTCTACAATAGCCACAGCAGTGATCGACAAACTTATGGAGGTGTTCGCGAGATTTGGGCTCCCATCAGTCCTAGTGACTGACAATGGACCTCAGTTCATAGCGGCTGAGATGGAACAATTTCTCAAGCAGTTGAATATTCGTCACGTCCATTCAAGCCCGCGATACCCGAGATCCAATGGGATGGTTGAGCGGCTCCACCGTGTCTTGCGGGAACGGCTAAAAGGATTACGGCCGTCCATTTCTTTCCCACGACGACTACAGCAAGTCCTGATGGACATCCGCAACTCTACCCACAGGATGTTAGGGACCACGCCAAGTGAAGCCCTCTTCGGTCGTGTCCTCCTTACCCGAGTACCGTCCTATCACCACCCTGTTATGGTTAACCCCGCACACCAGCTGAGAGCGAAGGCGAAGATGGCGGATGCCCACGACGCGAGGAGAGGGGTACACCCCCTGCCCACACTGAAACCGGGAGCTACAGTGATACTGCAGGATGGACGCACAGATACCACCAAAAGGTGGCGAGTGGTGGAACAGTACGGGCGCCAGGTGGGGGTATCCGACGGCAAGCGAATTTTGCTCAGGAATCGACAACATGTGAGGCAGTATAATCGACAGCCCGAAGGAGAAGAGCAGGATATGCCCCAAGCTTGGACCCAGACACCCGCTCCCGCAGTTCGTGCGGAAACAACATGGAACAACACCCCTACGCTTGCAGACTCAGAACGCGAAGGAGAGATTACAGATCACACCCCGCCAACCCGGTCATCTATGGAAACTTGTGTGGAGCCTTCATCTAACATGACTGGGGGCAATAGCGTGGGAACAGGGAACACCGACCCGGATCCAAGATCAGGGGACGACTTAACGGAGCACCGGCACTCAGGACGGACTTTATACAAGTCAGGGACAGTGACGAGGTCGGGGCGTCAGGTGAAACTCTCGATGAAAGCGCAGGAAGCAGACATATAG